A genomic stretch from Bacterioplanes sanyensis includes:
- a CDS encoding DUF1566 domain-containing protein, whose amino-acid sequence MRYVSLGLILSLLALAGCGEDQSQPSGQAVTPVPPSTPSKPTDDSDNEYAGNDAVRVTGIAIDGYLYQAWACLDVNDNAACDGDEYRSKTDRQGRYVLQLPAGSNTDQVLVEIIPGTTIDMDDPQQTLQQRAILRPLRGAGNQQLVTPLTTLVRQRAEQSGFSQSDVEASLAREWLVPGNTLTANYLQGVDNDQDAVVHGIAKAVFSDWQQQLQRSVADNPGASWQQVVTQADADWHSDTGQRQLRTVVQTRDMAAAPELIINDDLDTLSWHYVAGFERADAYELSVDGGSSWQPITTRPFVIGNRSLAVGQVQLRVRAGKDGGAGRIARNQQPYMARISNIAAPATIEIDDSNDQFGWPWVSGFDQAADYEISLDGGLSWTPAQDNPSAYGDLDLPAGQLHIRVQASSERLAGASAISAVAFTRLATDVPAPSQLVVDDERNTLSWQPVAGFSAASAYEISIDGGYSWTAASANPALIGDIDVAAGQAQVRVAAIAGRQAAGAAAVSSSAFTALLDNIAAPSQLQVDDHANLLDWTLVAGFPQLSDYQVSFDTGASWQAVSRKPMPVGDRYIPAGQLQVRVAPLAGVRLAGNAAYNRVDFHPSLVDIAAPGELQVDDVNDTLNWQPVAGYPNADQYQWRIQNESGWRAISTRPLLVGDIAIASGQLQLRVAPSNAQRGGDIAFSPAAFTALDSNIAAPTGLQVDDINNTLSWSWVTGFERADLYQYHLGDGVWRSTPANPLSVGDVDVAKGALHLRVAAKAGERSAGKSATSGAAFHQVVRQVPAPQALLADDMADTLSWDWVPGFARSEDYQWSLDAGHSWADVTQRPLTVGDRDLAASQIQLRVKGIVGMRESGAVATSPADFSARVSNIAAPTQVISDDRADTLSWNWVSGFEQVSDYQYSINGGASWNTVTSKPVTVGDVEAPALQVLVRVAAINGVRSAGASASPEQGFTRVANTPAAPTAVYVNDSADTLDWAWVAGYQQASDYEYQWPGSRGWQSVTQKPLLIGNYHIASGQLLLRVAAVNDAQAPGAIAVNAAPFTISAASLPRPGNLTVDDENDTLGWHMHEDYPHASDYQYRLAADGEWHTASSNPIQLSDRFDGVVSLRIGVDGAPMASTSPGEFSLTAFAKLAQDGSRLAATASDWACIRDNQFDGGLYWLQGSADQLFWHNRDDTVMTRLAAANDQSVCGFSDWQVAGLQQLLHLKDQNVWGVAPYFEHLHSSTHRRYWTADIGDSSDERRLLAAGDSRQTYSASINGYNYHLIVNRVQVDPLHYIAAVKQQLAALVTATEQVSTWNQEAREARQLRQNEFSNATSVGDIDELQVALLDTINTQQYRLALLPAIQQQHQQALTLAEQREQRLVSNPDNNVEAGHLLDYQQERQALSLQYDSLVAANVDVGGVAAVIADLQSLLASLKTLTDETARWQQVNAHQAAAAEQLNAAQQQAEDIAAKLQALQQTGDDVEKARALYLAARIGMQHFADSRGHRATLMEDASWLTQWHAALSAAGIPAPVLADITQQISAIEQALSAHQSWHDQQQASTEQALDQAWANGLDISLEEASVSSQGYAFVKLDAKGRRMLSSDSVDQGWRCVQDTRFADARIWALLRDGQPGSVDQMTWPQAHAWQLEANAQQLCGRNDWALPTLDDLKTLKLVSVSYSASTIDTAVFPQHQGSQQGYQSSDLMARYFYWTADSTHAGENLAYSYSSAYDYQYIDERLQSFDNSVDLDSGFQVFTRLLAYTPSDAFNKLTSTGEPSTDEPSTGDNAWVCSQHKSSGLIWLRTDFVPQPGEPRTQSQHQREVAQAQVCGSDQWRLPTLAEIKTLLAYRHGQLGHLQLSADALYATSTSSGSTFRSYSFESGLVDDVYRSGKTYPLWVSDGQTGADAPLPQGYTGLDQHGNATVSGVHYCIQQNSSADHWTTHLAVDAAAKKFDSSPDNYCGFSNWQYPTFSQLRTVLDSPAQTILFKDWVSNGSYWLRSSVTGCAANEKAVMNISGIERCVSSDYWSGEKHHSRFIRTN is encoded by the coding sequence ATGCGTTACGTCTCCCTTGGCTTGATTTTGTCGCTACTGGCATTGGCGGGATGTGGTGAGGATCAATCGCAGCCAAGTGGTCAGGCAGTGACGCCAGTGCCACCATCGACCCCAAGCAAGCCCACCGATGACAGCGATAACGAGTACGCCGGCAACGATGCTGTGCGCGTCACTGGGATCGCCATCGACGGTTATCTGTACCAGGCCTGGGCCTGTCTGGATGTCAACGACAATGCCGCGTGCGATGGTGATGAATATCGCAGCAAAACCGATCGCCAGGGGCGCTATGTGCTGCAACTGCCGGCCGGCAGCAACACCGACCAAGTGTTGGTGGAGATCATTCCTGGCACCACCATCGACATGGATGACCCACAGCAAACTCTGCAGCAGCGCGCGATATTGCGCCCGCTGCGCGGCGCCGGGAATCAGCAGCTGGTCACGCCGCTGACCACATTAGTGCGCCAACGCGCAGAGCAAAGCGGTTTCAGTCAGTCCGACGTCGAAGCCAGCCTAGCGCGTGAGTGGTTGGTGCCTGGCAATACGCTGACGGCAAATTATCTGCAAGGCGTCGACAACGATCAGGACGCGGTGGTGCATGGCATCGCCAAGGCGGTATTTAGCGACTGGCAGCAGCAGCTGCAACGCAGTGTGGCGGATAACCCGGGTGCGTCCTGGCAGCAAGTGGTGACGCAAGCCGATGCCGATTGGCACAGCGACACCGGTCAGCGGCAATTGCGCACCGTGGTGCAAACCCGCGATATGGCAGCAGCGCCGGAACTTATTATCAACGACGATTTGGACACCTTGAGCTGGCACTATGTTGCGGGCTTTGAGCGCGCCGACGCCTACGAGCTGTCCGTTGATGGTGGTAGCAGCTGGCAGCCAATAACCACGCGTCCTTTCGTCATTGGCAATCGTTCGTTGGCCGTGGGTCAGGTGCAGCTGCGAGTGCGAGCAGGGAAGGACGGCGGCGCTGGGCGCATTGCCCGCAATCAGCAGCCGTATATGGCACGAATCAGCAATATTGCGGCGCCGGCGACGATCGAAATCGACGATAGCAATGACCAATTTGGCTGGCCTTGGGTCAGTGGTTTTGACCAGGCTGCAGACTATGAAATATCGCTGGATGGCGGCCTTAGCTGGACACCGGCACAAGATAACCCCAGCGCCTATGGCGATTTGGATCTGCCAGCCGGGCAGCTGCACATTCGCGTACAGGCCAGCAGTGAGCGCTTGGCGGGCGCCAGCGCTATCAGCGCTGTTGCGTTTACACGGCTAGCCACCGACGTGCCTGCGCCCAGCCAACTGGTGGTCGACGATGAGCGCAATACCTTAAGCTGGCAGCCAGTGGCCGGTTTTAGCGCGGCCAGTGCTTATGAGATCAGTATCGATGGCGGTTACAGCTGGACCGCTGCCAGCGCTAATCCTGCGTTGATCGGAGACATCGACGTTGCTGCTGGCCAAGCGCAGGTGCGCGTTGCCGCCATCGCTGGGCGACAAGCGGCCGGTGCGGCGGCAGTGAGCAGCAGCGCCTTTACCGCACTGCTCGACAACATTGCGGCACCGTCGCAGCTGCAGGTGGATGATCATGCCAATCTGCTCGACTGGACTCTGGTTGCAGGTTTTCCACAGCTGTCCGATTACCAGGTCAGCTTCGATACCGGCGCTAGCTGGCAAGCGGTCAGTCGTAAACCAATGCCGGTTGGTGATCGATATATACCGGCGGGCCAATTGCAGGTGCGAGTGGCCCCTCTGGCTGGGGTGCGTTTGGCTGGCAATGCCGCCTACAACAGGGTTGATTTTCATCCATCGCTGGTGGACATCGCCGCACCCGGCGAGCTGCAAGTGGACGATGTTAACGACACTCTGAACTGGCAACCTGTCGCCGGTTACCCAAATGCCGATCAGTACCAGTGGCGCATTCAGAACGAGTCCGGCTGGCGTGCTATCAGCACTCGGCCGCTGCTGGTGGGTGACATCGCCATTGCCAGTGGCCAGCTGCAGCTGCGTGTTGCTCCCAGCAATGCCCAGCGCGGCGGCGACATCGCGTTCAGTCCAGCGGCGTTTACCGCGCTGGACAGTAACATTGCTGCCCCGACTGGCCTGCAAGTCGACGATATCAACAACACCTTAAGCTGGAGCTGGGTCACTGGCTTTGAGCGCGCGGACTTGTATCAGTACCACCTGGGCGATGGTGTGTGGCGTTCGACTCCGGCCAATCCCCTGTCGGTCGGCGATGTGGATGTGGCCAAAGGGGCGCTGCACCTGCGGGTAGCGGCCAAAGCCGGTGAGCGCAGTGCTGGTAAGTCCGCCACTTCCGGCGCAGCGTTTCACCAAGTAGTGCGTCAAGTGCCGGCACCGCAGGCTCTGTTAGCAGACGATATGGCCGACACCTTGAGTTGGGATTGGGTGCCTGGTTTTGCCCGCAGCGAGGATTACCAATGGAGTTTGGATGCTGGTCACAGCTGGGCTGACGTGACCCAACGACCACTGACGGTGGGCGATCGTGATTTGGCGGCCAGTCAGATTCAGCTGCGGGTTAAAGGCATTGTTGGCATGCGCGAAAGCGGCGCGGTTGCCACTAGCCCAGCCGACTTTAGCGCCAGAGTCAGCAACATTGCCGCACCGACTCAGGTGATCAGCGACGATCGCGCCGATACGCTGAGTTGGAATTGGGTTAGTGGTTTCGAACAAGTCAGCGACTATCAATACAGCATTAATGGCGGCGCTAGCTGGAATACCGTCACGAGCAAACCGGTGACGGTCGGCGACGTCGAAGCACCAGCGCTGCAGGTATTAGTGCGGGTGGCGGCCATCAATGGCGTGCGCAGCGCTGGCGCCAGCGCATCGCCGGAGCAAGGTTTTACTCGGGTTGCGAATACTCCAGCCGCGCCAACGGCTGTCTATGTCAATGACAGTGCCGATACGCTGGATTGGGCGTGGGTCGCGGGGTATCAGCAAGCCAGCGATTACGAGTACCAATGGCCTGGCAGTCGCGGCTGGCAAAGCGTGACACAAAAACCCCTATTGATCGGCAATTATCACATCGCCAGCGGCCAGCTGTTGCTGCGTGTGGCGGCGGTAAATGATGCACAGGCACCCGGCGCCATCGCCGTGAATGCTGCGCCGTTTACCATCAGTGCCGCCAGTTTGCCGAGGCCGGGCAACTTAACGGTCGACGACGAAAATGACACCTTGGGCTGGCACATGCATGAGGATTATCCACACGCCAGTGACTATCAGTATCGACTCGCAGCGGACGGCGAATGGCATACCGCCAGCAGCAATCCTATTCAACTGAGTGATCGTTTCGATGGCGTTGTCAGCTTGCGGATTGGCGTCGACGGAGCGCCAATGGCGTCGACCTCGCCGGGAGAGTTTAGCCTGACGGCGTTTGCCAAACTGGCGCAAGACGGCTCGCGGTTAGCGGCCACAGCCAGTGACTGGGCTTGTATTCGCGACAATCAATTTGATGGCGGTTTGTATTGGCTGCAAGGCAGTGCTGACCAGCTGTTCTGGCATAACCGCGACGACACGGTCATGACGCGCTTAGCGGCTGCCAACGATCAAAGTGTGTGCGGCTTTTCCGACTGGCAAGTGGCTGGCCTACAGCAGCTGCTGCATTTGAAAGACCAGAATGTGTGGGGCGTTGCGCCTTACTTCGAGCATTTGCACAGCAGTACCCATCGCCGCTATTGGACGGCTGATATTGGCGATAGCAGTGACGAGCGCCGTTTGTTGGCCGCAGGCGACAGCCGCCAAACCTACTCCGCGTCGATCAATGGCTACAACTATCACTTGATAGTGAATCGTGTGCAGGTCGACCCACTGCATTACATAGCGGCGGTGAAACAGCAATTGGCGGCGTTGGTGACGGCCACCGAGCAAGTCAGCACCTGGAATCAAGAAGCGCGAGAGGCGCGGCAACTGCGCCAGAATGAATTTAGCAATGCCACCAGTGTGGGCGACATTGACGAGCTGCAAGTCGCGTTGCTGGACACCATTAATACACAACAATATCGCCTGGCACTGCTGCCTGCCATTCAGCAACAACATCAGCAAGCGCTGACCCTAGCCGAGCAGCGTGAACAGCGCTTGGTCAGCAATCCGGACAACAATGTCGAGGCTGGCCACCTGCTCGACTATCAACAAGAACGCCAAGCGCTGAGCCTGCAATACGACAGCCTGGTCGCCGCCAATGTCGATGTGGGCGGCGTCGCCGCCGTGATTGCCGACTTGCAAAGTCTGTTGGCCAGTTTGAAAACACTCACCGACGAGACGGCGCGCTGGCAGCAAGTGAATGCTCACCAAGCTGCGGCAGCCGAACAATTAAACGCCGCCCAGCAACAGGCCGAGGATATCGCCGCCAAGCTGCAAGCACTGCAGCAAACCGGCGATGATGTCGAAAAAGCCCGAGCCTTGTATCTGGCGGCGCGAATCGGCATGCAACATTTTGCTGACAGCCGTGGGCATCGTGCGACCTTAATGGAAGATGCCAGCTGGTTGACACAATGGCACGCAGCGCTGAGTGCAGCCGGCATACCGGCGCCGGTACTGGCGGACATTACGCAGCAAATCAGTGCCATAGAACAAGCGTTGAGCGCCCATCAGAGCTGGCACGACCAACAGCAAGCCAGCACCGAACAAGCGCTTGATCAAGCCTGGGCCAATGGTTTGGACATTAGCCTGGAGGAGGCCTCGGTCAGCAGTCAGGGGTATGCCTTCGTTAAATTAGATGCCAAGGGGCGGCGCATGCTCAGCAGCGACAGCGTCGATCAAGGTTGGCGTTGTGTGCAGGACACACGGTTTGCCGATGCTCGGATTTGGGCGCTGCTGCGCGATGGCCAGCCAGGTTCTGTTGATCAGATGACTTGGCCGCAAGCGCACGCGTGGCAGTTGGAAGCCAATGCGCAACAGCTTTGTGGCCGTAATGACTGGGCGCTACCGACGTTGGACGATTTAAAAACCTTAAAGCTGGTGAGCGTCAGTTACAGCGCCAGTACCATTGATACGGCGGTTTTCCCACAGCATCAAGGCTCACAGCAGGGTTATCAATCCAGTGATTTAATGGCGCGATATTTTTATTGGACGGCGGACAGCACACACGCCGGTGAAAATCTGGCCTACAGCTATTCCAGTGCTTACGACTACCAATACATCGACGAGCGCCTACAAAGCTTCGACAACAGTGTTGATTTAGACAGCGGTTTTCAGGTTTTTACCCGTTTACTGGCGTACACGCCGAGTGATGCTTTTAACAAATTGACCAGCACCGGCGAGCCCAGCACCGATGAGCCCAGTACTGGCGACAATGCTTGGGTCTGCTCGCAGCATAAAAGCAGTGGTTTAATCTGGCTGCGCACCGATTTCGTGCCACAACCCGGAGAGCCACGCACGCAATCACAACATCAACGTGAAGTGGCTCAGGCACAGGTGTGTGGTAGCGATCAATGGCGATTGCCAACCTTGGCGGAAATAAAAACCTTATTGGCCTATCGCCATGGCCAACTGGGTCATTTACAGCTGAGCGCCGACGCCCTGTACGCAACTTCTACTAGCAGTGGTTCAACTTTCCGCAGTTATTCGTTTGAATCTGGTCTGGTTGATGATGTGTATCGCTCGGGAAAAACTTATCCCTTGTGGGTCAGTGATGGTCAAACCGGCGCGGATGCGCCCTTGCCGCAGGGCTACACAGGCCTCGATCAACACGGCAATGCCACTGTTTCGGGTGTTCATTACTGCATTCAGCAAAATAGCAGTGCCGATCATTGGACCACGCATCTGGCGGTGGATGCAGCGGCTAAAAAATTCGACAGCTCTCCAGATAATTATTGTGGTTTCAGCAATTGGCAGTATCCGACGTTCAGCCAGCTGCGCACTGTATTGGACTCACCGGCTCAAACGATTTTATTCAAAGATTGGGTGAGCAATGGCAGCTATTGGTTACGCAGTTCCGTGACCGGCTGCGCTGCTAATGAAAAAGCGGTGATGAATATCAGTGGTATTGAACGTTGCGTCAGTAGCGATTACTGGAGCGGCGAAAAACATCACTCTCGTTTTATTCGTACTAATTGA
- a CDS encoding Flp family type IVb pilin gives MSARMRQGGLRRQRGVTAIEYAILAAALAATLFAVAGDEGPLRNAIDSAFGRVETTIAEGGE, from the coding sequence ATGAGCGCTCGTATGCGTCAGGGCGGCTTACGCCGCCAGCGTGGTGTGACGGCCATTGAATACGCCATTTTAGCGGCCGCGCTAGCTGCCACTCTATTTGCCGTTGCCGGAGATGAAGGGCCACTGCGCAATGCCATCGATTCAGCATTTGGTCGGGTCGAAACCACCATTGCCGAAGGCGGCGAATAA
- the cpaB gene encoding Flp pilus assembly protein CpaB — protein MTMKRSWLIYAGLASSLAGLALTLNSPDSSAKADHTPQVLTLNHDLQAGTLMHQRHVYWRSVSAEEWQQLRLSGAIISAEKEQERQHWLDKIQGSAVRLPLKAEQNVYQNQLVRAGESGFLALTVAPGKRAISVRLKPSAISEGLISPGDFVDLIVTTQAQQWRRSVDSNPSKRDFRTWRSSVVASDIRVLAINQVASADSYQSEQLTEGKRPRHVTVTFETTPEQAVRIPLAEQMSGSTGLLSVSLRHPQDRSYALSASKASDLFPETKQDGLEQNTYLIRGEEREVSGGL, from the coding sequence ATGACGATGAAACGCAGCTGGTTAATTTATGCAGGCTTGGCTTCTTCGCTGGCGGGTTTAGCGCTGACGCTGAACAGTCCTGATAGCTCCGCTAAGGCCGATCATACGCCGCAAGTATTAACCTTGAATCACGATTTACAGGCCGGCACACTGATGCACCAGCGCCATGTATATTGGCGTTCGGTCTCTGCTGAGGAATGGCAACAATTGCGCTTATCCGGCGCTATTATCAGCGCTGAAAAAGAGCAAGAACGCCAGCACTGGCTGGATAAGATTCAAGGCTCTGCCGTGCGGTTGCCATTAAAAGCCGAGCAAAATGTGTATCAAAATCAGCTAGTGCGCGCTGGAGAGAGTGGGTTTCTAGCACTGACGGTGGCACCAGGAAAACGTGCCATCTCCGTGCGCTTAAAACCCTCTGCCATCAGCGAGGGCCTGATATCGCCAGGTGATTTTGTCGATTTAATTGTCACCACCCAGGCACAGCAGTGGCGTCGCTCGGTGGACTCGAATCCGAGTAAACGAGACTTTCGCACTTGGCGCTCGTCGGTAGTGGCCAGCGATATTCGTGTTCTGGCGATCAACCAAGTGGCCAGCGCCGATAGCTATCAAAGCGAGCAGCTGACCGAAGGTAAGCGGCCACGCCATGTCACCGTTACCTTTGAAACCACGCCCGAGCAAGCCGTGCGCATTCCGCTGGCTGAGCAAATGTCTGGTAGTACCGGGCTGTTGAGTGTCAGCCTGCGCCACCCGCAAGATCGTTCTTACGCATTATCGGCCAGTAAGGCCAGCGATTTGTTTCCAGAAACCAAACAAGACGGGTTAGAGCAGAATACATATTTAATTCGTGGCGAAGAGCGCGAAGTGTCGGGTGGTTTATAA
- a CDS encoding type II and III secretion system protein family protein produces the protein MLVCSTVANAADLQLKVGKGQLVHLPSDAKTVFVADPAVANYQLPASRSLFVYGKAHGDTDVYVLDSQQRTIYRAAIEVRNNLARLQSALDEQFSDAKVTVVEQGRKLVLRGSSPSALDIESMLAMAQSYVEEDSDVVNDMHLDIPKQVNIRLRIAEVKREVSNQLGIKWGTLANGQINFYKRPVEMDLFGFTAFDNPLTGVLDALAEEGLAKVLAEPNLTALSGEEATFHAGGSFPYTIPDPDLNTYTVDFRDYGVRLDMRPTVMEGQRIRLKVRPEVSNLSTEVNLGSTGLLAPSLQVRSAETTVELASGESFALAGLIQANDVSSVSKLPFLGDIPVLGALFRSEDFRREETELVIIVTAYAVEPTAQDNYQFPGQQLQLNSQFERLLWGETYHHRQQPLPASISGRPDFIY, from the coding sequence ATGCTGGTGTGTTCCACCGTGGCTAATGCAGCGGATTTACAACTGAAAGTCGGAAAAGGCCAGCTGGTGCATTTGCCGTCGGATGCAAAAACGGTGTTTGTGGCAGATCCGGCCGTAGCCAATTATCAGCTGCCAGCCAGCCGCTCGTTATTTGTTTATGGCAAGGCACACGGTGATACTGATGTGTATGTACTGGACAGTCAGCAACGCACCATTTATCGCGCAGCGATCGAAGTGCGTAACAACTTAGCACGCTTACAAAGCGCTTTGGATGAACAGTTTAGCGACGCCAAGGTAACCGTCGTCGAACAAGGCCGTAAATTGGTATTGCGTGGCAGCAGCCCATCGGCGCTGGATATAGAATCTATGTTGGCAATGGCGCAGTCCTATGTCGAAGAAGACAGCGACGTCGTCAATGACATGCACTTGGATATTCCTAAACAGGTCAATATTCGTTTGCGCATTGCCGAGGTTAAGCGTGAGGTGAGCAATCAGCTTGGCATCAAATGGGGCACGCTCGCTAATGGCCAAATCAATTTCTATAAGCGCCCGGTGGAAATGGATTTATTCGGCTTTACTGCATTTGATAACCCGCTCACCGGTGTGCTGGATGCCCTCGCCGAAGAAGGGCTGGCCAAAGTATTGGCTGAGCCCAATCTAACCGCGCTCAGTGGCGAAGAAGCAACGTTTCACGCTGGCGGCAGCTTTCCCTACACCATTCCCGATCCGGATTTAAATACCTACACCGTGGACTTTCGTGACTACGGTGTGCGCCTGGATATGCGCCCTACGGTAATGGAAGGCCAACGTATTCGCCTAAAAGTGCGTCCAGAAGTCTCCAATTTAAGCACCGAAGTCAACCTTGGTAGTACTGGTTTATTGGCGCCCTCTCTGCAAGTACGCAGCGCTGAAACCACGGTGGAATTGGCATCGGGCGAGAGCTTTGCGTTGGCCGGGCTAATTCAGGCAAATGACGTTAGCAGCGTCAGTAAGTTGCCTTTTTTAGGCGATATTCCCGTATTGGGAGCGTTATTTCGCAGCGAGGATTTTCGCCGTGAAGAAACCGAGCTGGTGATTATCGTGACGGCCTATGCGGTAGAGCCAACCGCGCAGGATAACTATCAATTCCCGGGCCAGCAGTTGCAATTAAATTCGCAGTTTGAACGTTTGCTGTGGGGGGAAACCTACCACCATCGCCAACAGCCACTGCCGGCCAGTATTTCTGGTCGTCCCGATTTTATTTATTAG
- a CDS encoding AAA family ATPase, translating into MQQCHAYVTEPGIAQQLEQLLVALPQLQFSVNQQGLEQARSRYQQQASPRLLILDLSGYEYESDAVAALLALADVCAAGTRVLALGARQDVAFFKRLTALGVSDYVPLPATPAELRQHILPLLADAGSNTVDALHCRQMVVAGLSGGVGASTIVAQLSRLLSDHVGMHLGLVDANPLAGGLDLYVGQTANDAFARIWLDDMDVDELFIQRAGQSLGTRRTLFKTLAHGQWLNATQLTRVRQRLSPCFSALMWDLPSHQLWQAELQPWWQQANDVLLVAEASVRGVRDIQRSLELVAECQGQVRWLINAAHDRPTLLPEEVLQHTGLSPHQVSWLAHDRSVRQAQELGKPLKRGRFVRSLQPLQLVLTGHSARQRRRWLPVGVRS; encoded by the coding sequence ATGCAGCAATGTCATGCGTATGTGACTGAGCCTGGCATCGCGCAGCAGCTGGAACAGCTGCTGGTAGCACTGCCGCAACTGCAATTCTCGGTTAATCAACAAGGCCTGGAGCAAGCGCGCTCACGCTACCAGCAACAGGCGTCGCCGCGATTATTGATATTGGATTTGTCGGGGTATGAATACGAGTCGGATGCGGTGGCGGCGCTGTTGGCATTGGCGGATGTTTGCGCCGCAGGCACTCGGGTTTTGGCGTTGGGAGCGCGTCAGGACGTAGCGTTTTTTAAGCGTCTGACTGCATTGGGGGTGAGTGATTATGTGCCGTTGCCAGCCACGCCAGCCGAGCTGCGCCAACATATTTTGCCGCTGCTGGCGGACGCTGGCAGCAATACGGTGGATGCGTTGCATTGCCGGCAAATGGTGGTCGCAGGACTCAGCGGCGGCGTTGGCGCCAGTACCATTGTTGCTCAACTCAGTCGTTTGCTGAGTGACCATGTCGGCATGCACCTTGGCTTGGTGGACGCCAATCCGCTGGCCGGTGGCTTGGATCTGTACGTCGGTCAAACCGCCAACGATGCGTTTGCGCGTATCTGGCTGGATGACATGGACGTGGATGAATTGTTTATTCAGCGCGCTGGCCAAAGTCTGGGGACGCGGCGCACGCTGTTTAAAACCTTGGCCCATGGGCAATGGTTAAACGCGACCCAGTTAACCCGTGTGCGTCAGCGTTTGTCGCCTTGCTTCAGTGCATTGATGTGGGACCTGCCCAGCCACCAACTGTGGCAAGCGGAGCTACAGCCTTGGTGGCAACAGGCCAATGATGTGCTGTTGGTGGCAGAAGCCAGCGTGCGCGGGGTGCGCGATATTCAGCGCAGTTTAGAGTTGGTCGCTGAGTGTCAGGGCCAAGTTCGCTGGTTAATCAATGCGGCCCACGACCGGCCGACGCTATTGCCCGAAGAAGTGCTGCAACACACCGGGCTGAGCCCGCATCAGGTCAGTTGGCTGGCCCATGATCGCAGTGTGCGCCAAGCACAGGAGCTGGGCAAACCGCTCAAGCGCGGGCGGTTTGTGCGCAGTTTGCAACCACTGCAGTTGGTATTGACCGGGCACAGTGCAAGACAGCGCAGACGTTGGTTGCCAGTTGGAGTGCGCAGCTGA
- a CDS encoding CpaF family protein, with product MFGRRDSAVGTDKVATAETPVPAATTNMANATNMASTGTAAQNSGKQRPAMLSDALRQVRETLLQRLDASAALQLSRTALRSMLLTETTALASELKLPLSGQDQQRLTDILLDDMLGFGPLQPLLDDDDISDVLVNGCQQVYVERHGQLRLTEVQFFDETHVRQVARRIAAAVGRRIDDSQPMVDARLADGSRVNIVIPPLALDGTTISIRKFNPHGFDLARLVSLGAMTADMAEVLRIATRSRANILISGGTGAGKTSLLNALSLNIDDGERIVTIEDAAELALQQPHVVRLETRPASAEGTSGIGQQELLVNALRMRPDRIVLGEVRSVEAFDMMQAMNTGHDGSMSTLHANSPSDALTRLENLLLMSQSNIPLSAIRRQMSSALDLIVQVNRGRDGRRRVTCISEVCGIEADRIQLQELFSYQLLDDSDQGRFVAHAIRPQLLQRAQAWGLSQALLSCTSGAMT from the coding sequence ATGTTTGGTCGACGCGACAGTGCCGTAGGTACCGATAAAGTGGCTACCGCAGAAACGCCAGTGCCAGCCGCTACAACCAACATGGCCAATGCAACCAACATGGCCAGTACAGGCACGGCAGCGCAAAATAGCGGCAAACAGCGCCCGGCGATGTTAAGCGATGCCTTGCGTCAGGTGCGTGAAACCTTGTTGCAGCGTTTGGATGCCAGTGCCGCCTTGCAGCTCTCGCGCACCGCCTTGCGCAGTATGCTGCTGACCGAAACAACAGCACTGGCCAGTGAGTTAAAACTGCCGCTGAGCGGTCAGGATCAGCAACGCCTAACGGATATTTTGCTCGACGACATGCTGGGCTTTGGCCCACTGCAGCCATTGCTGGACGATGACGACATCAGTGACGTGTTGGTAAATGGCTGCCAGCAGGTGTATGTCGAGCGCCATGGTCAATTGCGCCTGACCGAGGTGCAGTTTTTTGATGAAACCCACGTACGCCAGGTCGCGCGCCGTATCGCGGCGGCCGTTGGTCGACGCATCGACGACAGCCAGCCGATGGTGGATGCCCGACTGGCTGACGGCAGCCGGGTGAATATTGTTATCCCGCCACTGGCGCTGGACGGCACCACCATTTCCATTCGTAAGTTCAATCCACATGGCTTTGATCTGGCGCGTTTGGTCAGTTTGGGTGCGATGACGGCTGACATGGCAGAGGTATTGCGCATTGCCACTCGCAGCCGTGCCAACATTTTGATCTCTGGTGGTACCGGTGCGGGCAAAACCTCGTTGCTGAATGCGTTGTCGCTCAATATCGATGACGGCGAGCGCATTGTCACCATTGAAGACGCCGCCGAGCTGGCGCTGCAGCAGCCGCATGTGGTGCGGCTGGAAACACGCCCGGCCAGTGCTGAAGGAACGTCGGGCATCGGCCAGCAAGAGCTGCTGGTAAACGCCTTACGCATGCGACCGGATCGCATTGTGCTGGGCGAAGTGCGCTCGGTAGAAGCGTTCGACATGATGCAGGCGATGAATACAGGTCATGACGGTTCCATGTCGACCCTGCATGCCAATAGCCCCAGTGATGCCCTAACGCGGCTGGAAAATCTATTGCTGATGTCGCAAAGCAATATTCCGCTGTCTGCCATTCGTCGTCAGATGAGCAGTGCCTTGGATCTGATCGTTCAGGTTAACCGTGGTCGCGATGGACGCCGCCGGGTCACCTGCATCAGTGAAGTGTGCGGCATCGAAGCGGACAGAATTCAACTGCAGGAATTGTTCAGTTATCAGCTGCTCGATGACAGTGACCAAGGGCGCTTTGTCGCCCATGCGATTCGTCCACAGTTATTGCAGCGCGCTCAGGCCTGGGGCCTGTCTCAGGCATTGCTGAGCTGCACTTCCGGGGCGATGACATGA